A region of Oryzias latipes chromosome 18, ASM223467v1 DNA encodes the following proteins:
- the LOC105357674 gene encoding glutathione hydrolase 5 proenzyme — protein sequence MKFDTHRIEVIVFYIFKGDFKIINSREVAPTKVKSDLLKSCPEESMTDVKWIGVPGEIRGYEAAHKLYGKLPWADLFQPAIKLAREGIPISDFLHSHIENIPNSNETQSLRKLFTDNNNNFLKAGDFVKFEKLADTLEMIANQGPDVFYTGKIAEDLVQDVKAAGGTLELQDLASYNATLTDAWNVSMGEYRMYFPPPPAGGSLLTLILNIMRGFPLNPDSLTGKEKTLFYHRYIESFKFANGLKKYIRDPRFTSEKRAKQITEESFANYIRSLITDDKTHELQFYNVTPHLDSTGTTHVSVLHEDGSAVAVTSTINYIFGSRVVSPRTGIILNDELRDFCGRADTILPGERPPSSMSPVVLKSKSRTLMIGGSGGGRITTAMASALINHLWLGKSLKGAIYTSVVFVDSENALDFEPDFDKDVIEGLKALGHNHTTVRKFNNSVNAVEKKDGCIFAVSDFRKKGKPDGY from the exons ATGAAGTTCGACACACATAGAATTGAAGttattgtgttttacatttttaaaggtgaTTTCAAAATCATCAACTCCAGAGAGGTAGCGCCTACAAAAGTGAAATCTGACTTGCTGAAGTCCTGTCCCGAGGAGAGCATGACAG ATGTGAAATGGATTGGAGTTCCAGGAGAAATTCGTGGATATGAAGCGGCTCACAAGCTGTATGGAAAGTTGCCCTGGGCAGATCTCTTTCAGCCCGCCATCAAGCTGGCAAGAGAGGGAATTCCCATCTCTGATTTCCTCCATTCACACATTGAGAATATCCCAAATTCAAATGAGACCCAGTCTTTACG aaAATTATTTACAGACAACAACAATAACTTTCTTAAAGCTGGAGACTTTGTCAAGTTTGAGAAACTGGCCGACACTCTGGAGATGATTGCAAACCAAGGACCAGATGTCTTTTATACTGGAAAAATAGCAGAAGATTTGGTCCAGGATGTGAAGGCAGCAG GAGGAACACTTGAGCTGCAGGACCTGGCATCATACAACGCTACCTTGACTGACGCATGGAATGTGTCTATGGGGGAGTATCGGATGTACTTCCCCCCACCGCCTGCAGGAGGAAGTCTCCTCACACTCATCCTCAACATCATGAGAG gatTCCCGTTAAATCCAGACAGTCTGACTGGGAAAGAAAAGACACTGTTTTATCATCGTTACATTGAATCTTTCAAGTTTGCAAATGGACTCAAGAAATACATTCGAGATCCAAGGTTCACCTCAGAAAAG AGGGCGAAGCAAATCACAGAAGAAAGCTTTGCCAACTACATACGAAGCTTGATCACAGATGACAAGACGCATGAGCTCCAGTTTTACAACGTTACCCCACATCTGGACAGCACTGGCACCACGCATGTGTCGGTGCTACATGAAGACGGATCTGCCGTTGCTGTCACCAGCACCATAAACTACAT tTTTGGGTCCAGGGTTGTGTCTCCAAGAACAGGCATCATCCTGAATGATGAGCTGAGAGACTTTTGCGGGAGAGCAGACACCATCTTACCTG GGGAGCGTCCCCCCTCATCCATGTCCCCCGTTGTGCTGAAGTCTAAATCAAGGACACTTATGATTGGAGGATCTGGTGGGGGCAGGATTACGACTGCAATGGCATCG GCTCTCATTAACCACCTATGGTTAGGAAAAAGTCTTAAGGGCGCCATTTAtacttctgttgtttttgtggactCTGAAAATGCATTGGATTTTGAACCTGACTTTGACAAG GATGTGATTGAGGGTCTTAAAGCACTGGGACACAACCATACAACGGTCCGAAAATTTAACAACAGTGTTAACGCTGTGGAGAAAAAGGACGGCTGCATCTTTGCTGTGTCTGATttcagaaaaaagggaaagccAGATGGTTACTGA
- the LOC111949218 gene encoding uncharacterized protein LOC111949218, with protein sequence MTEDDGDAGEKADIPMDHDYASASDPAVVDLALDDNISLRDEILKLREHVEKLTMNQRFGIHRFAASDKDIRFFTRFASYDLLMRFWALIEPSLPNMVSVTQAQRGTFTEPSSTVTRFLQPMDEMFMFLNYLALGSKQRDLADRYGVHQSTVSRIITTWSNFLYTVLGSVRIWIPEEKIRAHLPAEFKDYADTTVILDCTELRCQCPSSPLLQSEMFSAYKSHCTLKGLLGVAPHGAVTFISQLYAGSISDKQITRESGILSLLRPGMAIMVDRGFLVDDLVPCKIYRPAFLSGRSQMSACEVRETQAIARLRVHVERLIRRVKEHKFFDTEIPLRLFGNINQLYTVACLLTNYENGPLVKAWAKNPE encoded by the exons ATGACGGAGGATGACGGCGACGCAGGCGAGAAAGCTGATATCCCTATGGACCACGACTACGCTTCAGCTTCAGATCCTGCAGTTGTTGATTTAGCCCTTGATGACAACATCTCTCTCAGAGATGAGATTCTCAAGCTGAGGGAACACGTCGAGAAGCTGACAATGAATCAGCGCTTTGGAATTCATCGTTTTGCTGCCTCAGACAAGGACATACGTTTTTTCACAAG atttgcATCCTATGACCTGCTGATGAGATTCTGGGCCTTAATAGAGCCATCACTGCCAAATATGGTCAGTGTGACACAAGCACAGAGAGGCACCTTTACAGAGCCAAGTTCCACTGTA aCTCGTTTCCTGCAGCCCATGGATGAGATGTTCATGTTTCTCAATTACCTGGCACTGGGTTCAAAACAGCGTGATCTTGCTGACCGGTATGGAGTCCACCAGTCCACAGTCAGTCGGATCATTACAACATGGAGCAACTTTCTGTACACTGTGCTAGGGTCTGTGAGGATCTGGATACCAGAGGAGAAAATAAGGGCACATCTGCCAGCTGAGTTTAAGGACTATGCAGACACTACAGTCATCCTGGACTGCACAGAGCTAAGGTGCCAGTGCCCTTCATCACCTCTTCTCCAAAGTGAAATGTTCTCAGCATACAAGTCCCACTGTACTCTCAAAGGGCTGCTTGGAGTGGCTCCTCATGGGGCGGTCACATTTATTTCTCAACTGTACGCTGGTTCCATCAGTGACAAACAGATCACGCGTGAGTCTGGAATTCTCTCCCTTTTGAGACCTGGAATGGCCATCATGGTCGACCGAGGTTTTCTGGTTGATGACCTTGTACCTTGCAAGATTTATAGGCCAGCATTTCTCTCTGGAAGATCCCAGATGTCTGCCTGTGAGGTCAGGGAGACCCAAGCAATTGCACGCCTCAGGGTGCATGTTGAGCGCCTCATACGGCGTGTTAAGGAACACAAGTTCTTTGACACAGAGATTCCACTTCGGCTTTTTGGCAACATTAATCAGCTGTATACTGTTGCATGTCTTCTGACGAACTATGAAAACGGGCCTCTTGTAAAGGCTTGGGCAAAGAATCCAGAGTAG